Proteins co-encoded in one Nothobranchius furzeri strain GRZ-AD chromosome 4, NfurGRZ-RIMD1, whole genome shotgun sequence genomic window:
- the ube2na gene encoding ubiquitin-conjugating enzyme E2Na, with protein sequence MAGLPRRIIKETQRLLAEPVPGIKAEPDEGNARYFHVVIAGPQDSPFEGGTFKLELFLPEEYPMAAPKVRFMTKIYHPNVDKLGRICLDILKDKWSPALQIRTVLLSIQALLSAPNPDDPLANDVAEKWKSNEAEAIETAKTWTRLYAGNKNEI encoded by the exons ATGGCAGGACTGCCCCGCAGGATCATTAAG gAAACTCAGCGCTTGCTTGCAGAACCGGTTCCTGGCATCAAGGCGGAACCAGACGAAGGAAACGCCCGCTACTTTCACGTCGTCATTGCTGGACCTCAAGACTCACCGTTCGAGGGTGGCACGTTTAAACTTGAACTCTTTTTACCAGAAGAATATCCCATGGCAGCTCCTAAAGTGCGTTTTATGACCAAAATATATCATCCCAATGTGGATAAGTTGGGAAGAATATGTCTGGACATTTTGAAAG ATAAATGGTCGCCAGCTCTGCAGATTCGTACAGTGCTGTTATCCATCCAGGCTTTACTAAGTGCTCCCAATCCCGACGATCCACTAGCGAACGATGTTGCAGAGAAGTGGAAGTCCAATGAAGCTGAAGCCATAGAAACAG CAAAGACATGGACCAGGCTTTATGCTGGAAACAAAAATGAGATTTAA